A window from Chelmon rostratus isolate fCheRos1 chromosome 13, fCheRos1.pri, whole genome shotgun sequence encodes these proteins:
- the nifk gene encoding MKI67 FHA domain-interacting nucleolar phosphoprotein gives MTESKAETAPKPAKELLALNPKQESEFKKKVQEAKKNKSSKGNRLTPGVIYVGHLPTGLFEPQLKSYFEQFGKVLRLRLSRSKKTGGSKGYAFVEFDCDEVAKIVAETMNNYLMGERLIKCHVIPPEKVHEKLFVGSRREFKKPSNPAVARYNKNRTEEQITKMKDKLVRKEAKLRKRLAANGIDYDFPGFAAQMPLKKKSDSMNASTCSDDTTPVCTPSLLERRKSMVVDDDADDEIVIKMPAAEKDEECSSEEEEDGDDEDEDEDSESEEPSGEGAEAE, from the exons ATGACTGAAAGTAAAGCGGAAACGGCTCCTAAGCCGGCTAAAGAACTGCTGGCTTTGAACCCCAAACAAGAGTCTGAGTTCAAGAAGAAGGTGCAGGAGGCGAAGAAGAACAAATCCAGCAAG GGGAACCGTTTGACACCTGGAGTGATTTATGTCGGCCACCTGCCAACCGGCCTGTTTGAACCTCAGCTCAAATCTTACTTTGAACAGTTTGGGAAAGTCCTGAGGCTGCGGCTGTCCAGGAGTAAAAAG ACAGGTGGAAGCAAAGGCTATGCATTTGTAGAGTTTGATTGTGATGAAGTAGCCAAAATTGTTGCAGAGACCATGAATAATTACCTCATGGGAGAGAGACTCATCAAAT GTCATGTGATTCCACCGGAGAAGGTGCATGAGAAGCTGTTTGTTGGCTCCCGAAGGGAATTTAAAAAGCCCTCAAATCCTGCCGTGGCACGCTACAACAAGAATCGCACAGAAGAGCAGATCACCAAGATGAAAGACAAACTCGTGAGGAAAGAAGCAAAGCTCCGCAAGAGACTCGCCGCCAACGGCATCGACTATGACTTCCCTGGATTT GCAGCCCAGATGCCCCTGAAGAAAAAGTCAGATTCCATGAATGCGTCTACATGCAGTGAT GACACCACACCAGTCTGCACCCCCTCGCtcctggagaggaggaagtcCATGGTCGTCGATGACGATGCAGATGATGAAATTGTCATTAAGATGCCAGCtgcagagaaagatgaagagtgctcctcagaggaggaggaagatggcgatgatgaggatgaggatgaggactCAGAGAGCGAGGAACCCTCTGGTGAAGGCGCAGAGGCGGAGTGA